Within the Microcebus murinus isolate Inina chromosome 16, M.murinus_Inina_mat1.0, whole genome shotgun sequence genome, the region tcatttatgtttataattgGAGGAAATCTTAgcaatattctattttttcatgCAAATATTATCCTAGGAAAGTGCATCACGAACTTCACTTCAGAAAACTGTGTTAAGAAGTAAATGTGATTTAAATACTTACATGAAAAAGCTAGGTTGTTAATGAGTTTGTATCTTCTCAAGAATTGAAGTAAtcctcatcatttttattttattttatttctgtggttgTTCATGGATGAGAcaattcttgtttttgttttcaaagctgtctttagaaagaagaaagatggaaagtGGTGCAGTTCTGCTGGAATCCAAATCCTCACCATTGAACCTTCTGCATGAAATGCATGAGCTTCGGCTTCTTGGTCACCTGTGTGACGTGACAGTCAGCGTGGAGTATCAGGGCGTCCGCGAAGACTTCATGGCCCATAAAGCAGTGCTGGCGGCCACCAGCAAGTTTTTTAAGGAAATGTTCCTTAATGACAAGAGTGTGGACGGTACTAGGACTAATGTCTACTTAAATGAAGTGCAGGTTGTTGACTTTGCGTCATTTCTTGAGTTTGTCTACACGGCAAAGGTACAGGTGGAAGAAGATCGGGTGCAGCGAATGCTGGAAATGGCTGAAAAGCTGAAATGTTTGGACTTATCAGAAACTTGTTTTCAGTTAAAGAAACAGATGTTGGAGTCCGTACTTTTGGAGTTGCAGAATTTCTCAGAGTCTCAGGAGGTGGAAGCGGGCAGTGGCTCCCAAGTCAGTGTTGCTCCCGCGCCCAGGGCCAGTGGGGCCACAGAGGACCTTCACTCCAATGGCCTTGCGGAGTCCTCAGACTGCTCAGCAGAGAGAGTCAGCAATGGTGTCGTGTCTGACGACGCGCCCCCGAGGAAGTCCAAGGAGAAACTAGACAAGAAGAAAGAGGTAGTTAAGCCTCCCTACCCTAAAATCAGGAGAGCTAGTGGAAGGCTGGCTGGAAGGAAGGTTTTTGTGGAGAtcccaaaaaagaaatacacGAGAAGACTCCGAGAGCAGCAGAGAAGCGCAGAGGATGAGGAGGCGGACTACAGGTGTCCGCAGGACCAAAGCCTGGATAGTGTTGGGACAGAGGTGGAGCCAGTTGAAAAAGACGAGGGGTGCTGTGCAAGTGCTGAGGTAGAGGAAGTGTTGCAAAAAgcaggggtggaggaggaagaagaggaggaagaggacgaagagggggagaagaagaagagcaaCTTCAAGTGCACCATCTGCGAGAAGGCGTTTCTGTACGCGAAGAGCTTCCTGAAGCACACCAAACACCACCACGGGGTAGCCACCGAGGTGGTGTACCGCTGCGACACCTGCAGCCAGACCTTCGCCAACCGCTGCAACCTGAAGAGCCACCAGCGCCACGTGCACAGCAGCGAGCGCCACTTCCCTTGCGAGCTGTGTGGGAAGAAGTTCAAGCGCAAGAAGGACGTGAAGCGGCACGTGGTGCAGGTGCACGAGGGCGGCGGCGAGCGGCACCGCTGCGGGCAGTGTGGCAAGGGCCTGAGCTCCAAGACGGCGCTGCGGCTGCACGAGCGCACGCACACGGGCGACCGGCCCTACAGCTGCACCGAGTGCGCCGCCAAGTTCTCGCAGCCCTCCGCGCTCAAGACCCACATGAGGTACGTCGTCCCAGAGCCACCCAGAGATGGCTTTGCCTGCAGTGTGGCTGGCTTGTGTACAGGGACTGTCTTTCTAGAAGTGCCTGTGGAGAAATTGAGCCTGGCCTGGGATTTGGCCCTGGTGGCCACATCTCTGGGTGTCTCACTTCATTTGTTCCCCCAAACTTTGGGTGACTATTTCGAGACAGCTTTAAGCTCTCTTTCCAGGTAGAGAAGCTGTATAGCTCTTCTTCACCTTCTCAGAAGCCCCTAAGTGTTCCTACAGTCCCTTGTCCTCCTAGGACATGTCCTTTTAGCTCAGAGGTCTGTTCAGGTAGAGCTGCGTCCTACAGCAGAGGGCGGGACAGTGGCTTCCTCACAAGACCTGCCTGCCGTGCTGCAGGCCAGGGCTGTCCCCTCCCTGTGATGTTCACAGTTCCCGCCATGCTTGAGGAAGAGTGGGGCcgaattacttttatttctcttttcctgattCTTCATTTAGAACTTGGGCTCTGTGACCATCTGGGTCCCATAATCCCATTAATGATCTCAGTAAGATGCCACTATGGGTTTGAGGACACATCTCTGGTCTTATCTGTTCTCAGGGCTTGGAAAATGTGCCATGTGGTAAGTGGGAACTCCAGAATCAGGATGGacagtgttttctgtttgttcataTGTTTTGAGCTGTAGGTATGTAGtgttcagttttaaaataaatttccttataGTTCTCAGCATTTATGCTTGCAATTCCAACAAGCAGTTTTCTACTCTGTTCTAGACTGTTTCTAAGTCAGGCTTTGGGGTGGTAGCATGGTGTAAATCatcttttactttatataattaaagttaaaaatacttaGGAAGTGCTTAGTAAATGATAGCCAATTGCTATTTCATGGTAGTTGTGAAATTAAAATGCTTACGCACACTCCTCAGAAacgagatttcttttttttatttatttattttttatttcggcatattatgggggtacagattttaaggtttcaataaatgccctttcccctcctctccccacaagtctgagtttccagcatgaccatcccccagatgctgcacatctcactcattatgtatatatatatacccgcccccctctcccctcccccctgcccaataccctattactgtagtacctatgtgtccacttaggtgctgctcagttaataccagtttgctggtgagtatatgtggtgcttgtttttccattctttgaatacttcacttagtagtatgagttccagctctaaccaggaaaatataagatgtgctaaatcaccattgtagAAACCAGATTTCTTTAGCATTTTGAGAATAGTTCTCTTTTCTAGACTGATTATGTCATATTACGAAGTGATAGCAAAAGTTTTGATCATGTGGCACTTTGTCAACAACAGAGCCTAAGGTGTTTCTGGCAGATTGTATGAGAAAGCTTTACAAATGATAGTGCTCTTGAGTGTtttaaacaatctgaaaaggcaTAATCTCTGCATGTGCCTTACAGCGGAAACAGTGAGGCTCTGGAGCAGACATGGAAGAATGTTCAGGAAACCTGTAGAAAACTCAGTTGCTTTGGGGATGGAGATAATGGGCCCCAGACCTGTCACTTTTGTCAGTCTCATTAGGTTTCTTGGAGTAAACAAGTCTCATTAAGTCTCTTGGAGTAAACAAGTTTTGCAAGATAGAGTGGAAATTGTTTTGTAAAGTGAGCtttgaaatactttctaaatTATCATCTGAATGTTGTACTTTCAGGATTCATACAGGGGAAAAACCTTTTGTCTGTGATGAATGTGGTGCAAGATTCACTCAGAATCACATGCTGATTTATCATAAACGGTGTCACACAGGTAAATATTCCTGCTGTTGTGATTGAATGTCTTTCCTAGCTGTAGAAGGAAACTGCTTGATTAATTTAGCAGTTTGCATCTACCAAGGTGGTGCAGTTAAAGCCATGCTATAGCTTTTCTATCTAGGAAGCTAGcaacaatgaataaaaatacatccATTGCTTCCCATGCTGGTGTGCATGTGGCCATGGTTTTTACACCACCGGGCAATAGGATCTGGCTTGCGGGTCTTAGGTATCAAGAGGTATGAAACAGTTTCTACTGTGTAAGCCAAAAATTCCATTTCCAGGAATCTCTCCTAAAGAAATTGTCCAAAACATGGGAAAAGCTGTGTGCTATTATCCCTcttcttgctattttttattaACGAAGAATTGGAAACAACCTGATTGTCCAACCACACAAAAGTGATTCAGTAAACTCTGGTGAATCACCCTCTGGCTTGTGAACTGGCCACTCAGAGTAAGGGCTGTGAACGGTATGAAAAACCATCTGTGTTTGGATGTggatttaaaaatgcacaattaAGCATACAGTTAATCACAACTGTATTGAAAAACTGCATGTAAAAGACCCGTATAAAAGGTGGTAGGTCTAtctcatttctattttccaaaatcTTTGTGATACGATTTTATTATATGAGGGAGAAAATTTAAGTTGACTTTATTGTGGTTCAGCACAGTAACTCTGAGGTTCAGAATCTTGTATACAATACAGAAGTGTACAGAATCTAAGTATTCTAAAATACTGACTTCCctttttacttgcattttttgCTCTTCTAAGTACTACCATACAGGCCTCAAGATCCAACAATGCAGACAAGACAGAGAGGAAGTGTTTAATTATGTGAATTATAACTACAGAATTGGTGTCTAATAGAAGCTTAGCATTGGGGACAATGTCAGGTTATAGTGAAAGATTGAGTTAAAATTGGTCACCTAATGagaatattaatgtattaatattttattaaagccAGTATTTTGATGTTTGTGAAATCAGGGGCACACCTAATAATTCGATGACTCTGATTTATGAGATTTTAAACCTTTCTTTTGTCCTACAGTCCAGTCAACTTGATTGGACTTGCTACTCTAGAACAGTTATACATGCGTGTCTGTTGTATATGCCCTCTCCTTTGAAGAGGGACTTTTATTCTGGCAAAGACCCATAGCAGTGCTCCTTTGAAAATAATGCAACAGTCCCTCCAAACAGAAgttgtgaaattattttcttgtttggaataactaaatttctaaaatgtgagCAAGCTGAACAATACCTGTTTGAATCAGTTTAATGGAATTTTTCTTGGGATTTCCAAGGACATTTTACACCAACTTTCAGCAAGTAGCAGTCACCTTACATGAATAAATGTTGTGTAATAGTTTTGACTAGAAAATGTAAGATGCTGCCAGCCAAGGCACTTTTGAGGAGTTTATGTGGTTTTTAAGAGTACATGGAAAGAGTACTCTTTCCATGTGCTTGTAATGCCTATATTGTTTCTAACATTATCATTTCATCTTTTCATGTAGGTGAAAGACCATTCATGTGTGAAACATGTGGCAAGAGTTTTGCTTCCAAGGAGTACTTAAAACACCACAATAGAATCCATACTGGATCCAAACCCTTTAAATGTGAAGTATGTTTCAGGACTTTTGCCCAGCGGAATTCACTTTACCAGCATATTAAAGTCCATACAGGTATGGCTGGAATGTCCCAGGGAAGGGAGTTCAGTTTGACAAAAAATATATCTCAAAGGTTTTAGActtactagaaaaatatttggaattaagCGTTAGTAAAAAACTTTAGTCAAACTTTTTATGACATAATAACATGCTTTTACTTCTGAATTTCTTATCTCTGGCTCTGAGAAACTGAAAAGTAGAACTATTTATGTGTGCAAActggagacagccagttccatTGCTACTTGGAGTTTTTATTGAAAAGGACAGAAGCTTACTCATGGTATGAATGTTGGAATACTGATGTGGATATgtgaacattttaacattttcatgcTGTAACTAGGGATAATGATCTATACATgttagtacacacacacacatgcaaatttGGTTATTAGAGGATTTGGAATTTTATCCTCCATTATTGGAGGAGTCTGTAGATACAATACCTACTGCAGGCTCGGGCTGTGGCCTGTTTTTGGTATACGCCATCAACTCTTGGTATTGTAGGGCAGCAGATTTGTGCCTCTGTTAGTTGGCCCTTGAGTTGTCCCAACACAGCTTTCCTTATGTTGAAATGCCCGGAGGCTTGTAACAGCATCATTCCAAGTGTATTCAGGATTAAACCCAGGAGGTCAAAGAGACCCACCAGCAGTCTCCTCTCCCCCTGCCGCAGGGGAGCGTCCCTACTGCTGCGACCAGTGCGGCAAGCAGTTCACCCAGCTCAACGCCCTGCAGCGCCACCGCCGCATCCACACCGGGGAGAGGCCGTTCATGTGCAACGCGTGCGGTCGGACGTTCACGGACAAGTCCACCCTCCGGCGGCACACCTCGGTAAGCAATGGGCTGGCTTGttccagaaagaaaatagttGGCCCTTAGATACACAGAACCCCCAGTAGAAACACCTGCTACCATTCCACAAGGTGAGTAGAGGCGACAACAGGTATTTTCTGTTGAGTGAAGACATTTGAGGTGAATGCAGTGGAAAACCAGGCCCTAAGGAAAGCACAGTCC harbors:
- the GZF1 gene encoding GDNF-inducible zinc finger protein 1; its protein translation is MESGAVLLESKSSPLNLLHEMHELRLLGHLCDVTVSVEYQGVREDFMAHKAVLAATSKFFKEMFLNDKSVDGTRTNVYLNEVQVVDFASFLEFVYTAKVQVEEDRVQRMLEMAEKLKCLDLSETCFQLKKQMLESVLLELQNFSESQEVEAGSGSQVSVAPAPRASGATEDLHSNGLAESSDCSAERVSNGVVSDDAPPRKSKEKLDKKKEVVKPPYPKIRRASGRLAGRKVFVEIPKKKYTRRLREQQRSAEDEEADYRCPQDQSLDSVGTEVEPVEKDEGCCASAEVEEVLQKAGVEEEEEEEEDEEGEKKKSNFKCTICEKAFLYAKSFLKHTKHHHGVATEVVYRCDTCSQTFANRCNLKSHQRHVHSSERHFPCELCGKKFKRKKDVKRHVVQVHEGGGERHRCGQCGKGLSSKTALRLHERTHTGDRPYSCTECAAKFSQPSALKTHMRIHTGEKPFVCDECGARFTQNHMLIYHKRCHTGERPFMCETCGKSFASKEYLKHHNRIHTGSKPFKCEVCFRTFAQRNSLYQHIKVHTGERPYCCDQCGKQFTQLNALQRHRRIHTGERPFMCNACGRTFTDKSTLRRHTSIHDKNTPWKSFLVIVDGSPKNDEGHKTEQPDEEYASSKLSDKLLSFAENGHFHNLATVQGTVPTMHENSSADTACKSDNSAASQDALLATTISELSELAPQADPMATQLHSLTNME